One Huiozyma naganishii CBS 8797 chromosome 4, complete genome genomic region harbors:
- the MRPL50 gene encoding mitochondrial 54S ribosomal protein bL9m MRPL50 (similar to Saccharomyces cerevisiae MRPL50 (YNR022C); ancestral locus Anc_6.321), with protein sequence MFRQTGVCLSAVTKRTKRVSVQLLADFPRLQLYRGQVAKVRPALMINTLHRHNGARYVLSESDVDVLLARQYRDRQTLLRARHEKAERESRDKLEREKVAARLQESDKNKKTGSSSTGVLDSPVTVKDIRIPGLDL encoded by the coding sequence ATGTTCCGCCAGACGGGTGTGTGTTTGAGCGCGGTGACGAAGCGAACGAAGCGGGTGTCTGTGCAACTTCTCGCGGACTTCCCACGTCTGCAACTGTACAGGGGCCAAGTCGCGAAGGTGCGCCCCGCGTTGATGATCAACACTTTGCACCGACACAACGGCGCACGGTACGTGCTCTCCGAGAGCGACGTCGATGTATTGCTTGCGAGACAGTACAGGGACCGACAGACGCTCTTACGGGCACGCCATGAGAAGGCGGAGAGGGAGAGCAGGGATAAGTTGGAAAGGGAGAAAGTGGCTGCTCGTTTGCAAGAGAGtgacaagaacaagaaaaccggaagcagcagcacaGGGGTACTGGACAGTCCTGTAACCGTCAAGGATATCCGCATCCCGGGATTGGACCTGTAG